The Osmia bicornis bicornis chromosome 9, iOsmBic2.1, whole genome shotgun sequence genome has a segment encoding these proteins:
- the LOC114876766 gene encoding cytosolic purine 5'-nucleotidase isoform X1: MCTADAWKIAKVANYGILPRIMAFRRQRTDGLYTALRTNSSAAFAGQSDPREIHNSTVWQIIMELENCNSHGDHENTAPNTPQHENDPTGTKKWYRQASQRIFVNRSLHLENIKFYGFDMDYTLAEYKSPQYEQLGFTLLKDRLVSLGYPQEIKAFEYDPSFPVRGLWFDTLYGNLLKVDAYGNILVCVHGFEFLKHSQVYELYPNKFLQLDESRVYVLNTLFNLPETYLLACLIDFFTNSPQYTREKTGVKEGELTMSFKSIFQDVRNAVDWIHLHGDLKSKTIENLDEYVKKDQRLPMFLNRIRESGAKVFLLTNSDYVFTDKIMTYLFDFPHGAKSDEPHRNWKTYFDTIVVDARKPLFFGEGTILRQVDTRTGALKLGTHKGPLHTGEVYSGGSCDVFTELIGAKGKDVLYIGDHIFGDILKSKKIRGWRTFLIVPELVQELHVWTDKCQLFAELQNLDVMLGEMYKNLDSSTKEKPDISKLRASIRDVTHKMDLSYGMMGSLFRSGSRQTFFSSQLVRYADLYAATFLNLIYYPFSYMFRAPAMLMPHESTVAHEQRFVMETPMISRSRTFKLNEEEEEQSKPPKTLYVDCPNNQIPHARPETPRNVTHTHDEDCSDEDSDSQKQANHVRLCPRNSNCN, translated from the exons ATGTGTACCGCGGACGCGTGGAAAATTGCAAAAGTTGCGAACTATGGAATTTTACCTCGAATTATGGCGTTCAGACGACAGCGGACGGACGGGTTATACACGGCGCTACGAACGAATTCGTCCGCCGCCTTTGCAGGTCAAAGTGATCCGCGTGAAATTCACAATTCAACTGTTTGGCAG aTAATCATGGAATTGGAAAATTGTAATTCGCATGGAGATCATGAAAACACGGCACCAAATACACCTCAACACGAAAATGATCCTACCGGCACTAAAAAGTGGTATCGACAAGCTAGCCAAAG AATTTTTGTCAACCGTAGTCTTCATTTAGAGAATATCAAATTCTATGGCTTCGATATGGATTACACGTTGGCGG agTATAAGTCGCCGCAGTACGAGCAACTGGGTTTCACGTTATTGAAGGACCGTCTTGTATCTCTGGGATACCCGCAAGAAATCAAAGCATTCGAATACGACCCAAGTTTTCCGGTACGAGGACTATGGTTCGACACACTTTATGGAAATCTTCTTAAAGTGGATGCCTATGGAAACATTCTGGTTTGCGTTCACGGCTTCGAATTTTTGAAACA TTCGCAAGTATACGAGCTTTATCcaaacaaatttttacaattggACGAGTCCAGGGTATACGTGCTCAATACGTTGTTCAATCTCCCTGAAACGTATTTATTAGCATGTTTGATAGACTTTTTCACGAATTCGCCTCAATACACCCGCGAAAAGACAGGGGTGAAAGAAGGTGAACTAACGATGAGCTTCAAAAGTATATTTCAAGATGTTAGGAACGCGGTGGACTGGATCCACCTCCACGGTGATCTTAAATCAAAAACTATTGAGAATCTCGATGAATATGTAAAGAAAGATCAAAGGCTACCAATGTTTTTGAATAGGATCAGAGAAAGCGGAGCGAAAGTGTTCCTTTTAACAAATAGCGATTACGTTTTTACTGATAAGATTATGACTTATCTATTTGACTTTCCTCATGGAGCAAAG TCTGACGAACCCCACAGAAATTGGAAAACTTATTTTGATACTATCGTAGTAGACGCTAGGAAACCATTGTTCTTTGGTGAGGGTACAATTCTAAGACAAGTAGATACCAGAACTGGGGCTTTAAAGCTTGGAACTCATAAAGGACCACTTCATACAG GTGAAGTTTATTCTGGAGGTTCCTGTGATGTTTTCACGGAACTGATTGGCGCTAAAGGCAAGGACGTATTATATATTGGAGATCATATATTTGGTGATATTTTAAAGAGCAAGAAAATTAGGGGTTGGAGGACGTTCTTAATAGTACCTGAATTGGTTCAAGAACTTCATGTTTGGACGGACAAATGTCAATTATTTGCTGAGTTACAAAATTTAGATGTTATGTTAGGAGAAATGTacaa AAATTTAGATAGTAGCACAAAAGAGAAACCTGACATTTCCAAATTGCGGGCATCGATAAGAGACGTTACGCACAAAATGGATTTATCATACGGAATGATGGGTTCGTTATTCCGTAGTGGTAGTAGACAAACATTTTTCAGTAGTCAGCTAGTGAGGTACGCTGATTTATATGCAGCAACTTTTTTAAATCTCATTTATTATCCATTTTCATACATGTTTCGAGCTCCCGCCATGTTG aTGCCTCATGAGAGTACAGTAGCTCACGAACAAAGATTTGTTATGGAAACACCGATGATTAGTCGATCACGAACTTTTAAGCTTAatgaggaagaagaagaacaaagtAAACCTCCT aaaacaTTGTACGTGGATTGTCCCAACAATCAAATACCACATGCAAGACCTGAAACTCCACGTAATGTAACACATACACACGATGAAGATTGTAGCGACGAAGATAGCGATTCCCAGAAACAAGCAAATCATGTAAGATTATGCCCAAGGAATTCCAAttgtaattga
- the LOC114876766 gene encoding cytosolic purine 5'-nucleotidase isoform X5 encodes MELENCNSHGDHENTAPNTPQHENDPTGTKKWYRQASQRIFVNRSLHLENIKFYGFDMDYTLAEYKSPQYEQLGFTLLKDRLVSLGYPQEIKAFEYDPSFPVRGLWFDTLYGNLLKVDAYGNILVCVHGFEFLKHSQVYELYPNKFLQLDESRVYVLNTLFNLPETYLLACLIDFFTNSPQYTREKTGVKEGELTMSFKSIFQDVRNAVDWIHLHGDLKSKTIENLDEYVKKDQRLPMFLNRIRESGAKVFLLTNSDYVFTDKIMTYLFDFPHGAKSDEPHRNWKTYFDTIVVDARKPLFFGEGTILRQVDTRTGALKLGTHKGPLHTGEVYSGGSCDVFTELIGAKGKDVLYIGDHIFGDILKSKKIRGWRTFLIVPELVQELHVWTDKCQLFAELQNLDVMLGEMYKNLDSSTKEKPDISKLRASIRDVTHKMDLSYGMMGSLFRSGSRQTFFSSQLVRYADLYAATFLNLIYYPFSYMFRAPAMLMPHESTVAHEQRFVMETPMISRSRTFKLNEEEEEQSKPPKTLYVDCPNNQIPHARPETPRNVTHTHDEDCSDEDSDSQKQANHVRLCPRNSNCN; translated from the exons ATGGAATTGGAAAATTGTAATTCGCATGGAGATCATGAAAACACGGCACCAAATACACCTCAACACGAAAATGATCCTACCGGCACTAAAAAGTGGTATCGACAAGCTAGCCAAAG AATTTTTGTCAACCGTAGTCTTCATTTAGAGAATATCAAATTCTATGGCTTCGATATGGATTACACGTTGGCGG agTATAAGTCGCCGCAGTACGAGCAACTGGGTTTCACGTTATTGAAGGACCGTCTTGTATCTCTGGGATACCCGCAAGAAATCAAAGCATTCGAATACGACCCAAGTTTTCCGGTACGAGGACTATGGTTCGACACACTTTATGGAAATCTTCTTAAAGTGGATGCCTATGGAAACATTCTGGTTTGCGTTCACGGCTTCGAATTTTTGAAACA TTCGCAAGTATACGAGCTTTATCcaaacaaatttttacaattggACGAGTCCAGGGTATACGTGCTCAATACGTTGTTCAATCTCCCTGAAACGTATTTATTAGCATGTTTGATAGACTTTTTCACGAATTCGCCTCAATACACCCGCGAAAAGACAGGGGTGAAAGAAGGTGAACTAACGATGAGCTTCAAAAGTATATTTCAAGATGTTAGGAACGCGGTGGACTGGATCCACCTCCACGGTGATCTTAAATCAAAAACTATTGAGAATCTCGATGAATATGTAAAGAAAGATCAAAGGCTACCAATGTTTTTGAATAGGATCAGAGAAAGCGGAGCGAAAGTGTTCCTTTTAACAAATAGCGATTACGTTTTTACTGATAAGATTATGACTTATCTATTTGACTTTCCTCATGGAGCAAAG TCTGACGAACCCCACAGAAATTGGAAAACTTATTTTGATACTATCGTAGTAGACGCTAGGAAACCATTGTTCTTTGGTGAGGGTACAATTCTAAGACAAGTAGATACCAGAACTGGGGCTTTAAAGCTTGGAACTCATAAAGGACCACTTCATACAG GTGAAGTTTATTCTGGAGGTTCCTGTGATGTTTTCACGGAACTGATTGGCGCTAAAGGCAAGGACGTATTATATATTGGAGATCATATATTTGGTGATATTTTAAAGAGCAAGAAAATTAGGGGTTGGAGGACGTTCTTAATAGTACCTGAATTGGTTCAAGAACTTCATGTTTGGACGGACAAATGTCAATTATTTGCTGAGTTACAAAATTTAGATGTTATGTTAGGAGAAATGTacaa AAATTTAGATAGTAGCACAAAAGAGAAACCTGACATTTCCAAATTGCGGGCATCGATAAGAGACGTTACGCACAAAATGGATTTATCATACGGAATGATGGGTTCGTTATTCCGTAGTGGTAGTAGACAAACATTTTTCAGTAGTCAGCTAGTGAGGTACGCTGATTTATATGCAGCAACTTTTTTAAATCTCATTTATTATCCATTTTCATACATGTTTCGAGCTCCCGCCATGTTG aTGCCTCATGAGAGTACAGTAGCTCACGAACAAAGATTTGTTATGGAAACACCGATGATTAGTCGATCACGAACTTTTAAGCTTAatgaggaagaagaagaacaaagtAAACCTCCT aaaacaTTGTACGTGGATTGTCCCAACAATCAAATACCACATGCAAGACCTGAAACTCCACGTAATGTAACACATACACACGATGAAGATTGTAGCGACGAAGATAGCGATTCCCAGAAACAAGCAAATCATGTAAGATTATGCCCAAGGAATTCCAAttgtaattga
- the LOC114876766 gene encoding cytosolic purine 5'-nucleotidase isoform X2 gives MKTRHQIHLNTKMILPALKSGIDKLAKGCKVRFPDELNIFHEESYHQSMFNFPLDTGMRMTRNELSKQYLDSYNEVNYGIRTDKRELGHRIFVNRSLHLENIKFYGFDMDYTLAEYKSPQYEQLGFTLLKDRLVSLGYPQEIKAFEYDPSFPVRGLWFDTLYGNLLKVDAYGNILVCVHGFEFLKHSQVYELYPNKFLQLDESRVYVLNTLFNLPETYLLACLIDFFTNSPQYTREKTGVKEGELTMSFKSIFQDVRNAVDWIHLHGDLKSKTIENLDEYVKKDQRLPMFLNRIRESGAKVFLLTNSDYVFTDKIMTYLFDFPHGAKSDEPHRNWKTYFDTIVVDARKPLFFGEGTILRQVDTRTGALKLGTHKGPLHTGEVYSGGSCDVFTELIGAKGKDVLYIGDHIFGDILKSKKIRGWRTFLIVPELVQELHVWTDKCQLFAELQNLDVMLGEMYKNLDSSTKEKPDISKLRASIRDVTHKMDLSYGMMGSLFRSGSRQTFFSSQLVRYADLYAATFLNLIYYPFSYMFRAPAMLMPHESTVAHEQRFVMETPMISRSRTFKLNEEEEEQSKPPKTLYVDCPNNQIPHARPETPRNVTHTHDEDCSDEDSDSQKQANHVRLCPRNSNCN, from the exons ATGAAAACACGGCACCAAATACACCTCAACACGAAAATGATCCTACCGGCACTAAAAAGTGGTATCGACAAGCTAGCCAAAG GGTGCAAAGTCCGTTTTCCGGATGAGTTGAACATCTTCCACGAGGAGTCGTATCATCAGTCGATGTTCAACTTCCCTTTAGATACCGGCATGAGAATGACCAGAAACGAACTTAGCAAACAATACTTGGATAGCTACAATGAGGTCAACTACGGCATAAGAACAGACAAACGTGAATTAGGTCACAG AATTTTTGTCAACCGTAGTCTTCATTTAGAGAATATCAAATTCTATGGCTTCGATATGGATTACACGTTGGCGG agTATAAGTCGCCGCAGTACGAGCAACTGGGTTTCACGTTATTGAAGGACCGTCTTGTATCTCTGGGATACCCGCAAGAAATCAAAGCATTCGAATACGACCCAAGTTTTCCGGTACGAGGACTATGGTTCGACACACTTTATGGAAATCTTCTTAAAGTGGATGCCTATGGAAACATTCTGGTTTGCGTTCACGGCTTCGAATTTTTGAAACA TTCGCAAGTATACGAGCTTTATCcaaacaaatttttacaattggACGAGTCCAGGGTATACGTGCTCAATACGTTGTTCAATCTCCCTGAAACGTATTTATTAGCATGTTTGATAGACTTTTTCACGAATTCGCCTCAATACACCCGCGAAAAGACAGGGGTGAAAGAAGGTGAACTAACGATGAGCTTCAAAAGTATATTTCAAGATGTTAGGAACGCGGTGGACTGGATCCACCTCCACGGTGATCTTAAATCAAAAACTATTGAGAATCTCGATGAATATGTAAAGAAAGATCAAAGGCTACCAATGTTTTTGAATAGGATCAGAGAAAGCGGAGCGAAAGTGTTCCTTTTAACAAATAGCGATTACGTTTTTACTGATAAGATTATGACTTATCTATTTGACTTTCCTCATGGAGCAAAG TCTGACGAACCCCACAGAAATTGGAAAACTTATTTTGATACTATCGTAGTAGACGCTAGGAAACCATTGTTCTTTGGTGAGGGTACAATTCTAAGACAAGTAGATACCAGAACTGGGGCTTTAAAGCTTGGAACTCATAAAGGACCACTTCATACAG GTGAAGTTTATTCTGGAGGTTCCTGTGATGTTTTCACGGAACTGATTGGCGCTAAAGGCAAGGACGTATTATATATTGGAGATCATATATTTGGTGATATTTTAAAGAGCAAGAAAATTAGGGGTTGGAGGACGTTCTTAATAGTACCTGAATTGGTTCAAGAACTTCATGTTTGGACGGACAAATGTCAATTATTTGCTGAGTTACAAAATTTAGATGTTATGTTAGGAGAAATGTacaa AAATTTAGATAGTAGCACAAAAGAGAAACCTGACATTTCCAAATTGCGGGCATCGATAAGAGACGTTACGCACAAAATGGATTTATCATACGGAATGATGGGTTCGTTATTCCGTAGTGGTAGTAGACAAACATTTTTCAGTAGTCAGCTAGTGAGGTACGCTGATTTATATGCAGCAACTTTTTTAAATCTCATTTATTATCCATTTTCATACATGTTTCGAGCTCCCGCCATGTTG aTGCCTCATGAGAGTACAGTAGCTCACGAACAAAGATTTGTTATGGAAACACCGATGATTAGTCGATCACGAACTTTTAAGCTTAatgaggaagaagaagaacaaagtAAACCTCCT aaaacaTTGTACGTGGATTGTCCCAACAATCAAATACCACATGCAAGACCTGAAACTCCACGTAATGTAACACATACACACGATGAAGATTGTAGCGACGAAGATAGCGATTCCCAGAAACAAGCAAATCATGTAAGATTATGCCCAAGGAATTCCAAttgtaattga
- the LOC114876766 gene encoding cytosolic purine 5'-nucleotidase isoform X3 has product MNRQNPNLLVTSPNKTGCKVRFPDELNIFHEESYHQSMFNFPLDTGMRMTRNELSKQYLDSYNEVNYGIRTDKRELGHRIFVNRSLHLENIKFYGFDMDYTLAEYKSPQYEQLGFTLLKDRLVSLGYPQEIKAFEYDPSFPVRGLWFDTLYGNLLKVDAYGNILVCVHGFEFLKHSQVYELYPNKFLQLDESRVYVLNTLFNLPETYLLACLIDFFTNSPQYTREKTGVKEGELTMSFKSIFQDVRNAVDWIHLHGDLKSKTIENLDEYVKKDQRLPMFLNRIRESGAKVFLLTNSDYVFTDKIMTYLFDFPHGAKSDEPHRNWKTYFDTIVVDARKPLFFGEGTILRQVDTRTGALKLGTHKGPLHTGEVYSGGSCDVFTELIGAKGKDVLYIGDHIFGDILKSKKIRGWRTFLIVPELVQELHVWTDKCQLFAELQNLDVMLGEMYKNLDSSTKEKPDISKLRASIRDVTHKMDLSYGMMGSLFRSGSRQTFFSSQLVRYADLYAATFLNLIYYPFSYMFRAPAMLMPHESTVAHEQRFVMETPMISRSRTFKLNEEEEEQSKPPKTLYVDCPNNQIPHARPETPRNVTHTHDEDCSDEDSDSQKQANHVRLCPRNSNCN; this is encoded by the exons ATGAATCGTCAGAATCCAAATCTGCTGGTTACGTCGCCAAACAAGACTG GGTGCAAAGTCCGTTTTCCGGATGAGTTGAACATCTTCCACGAGGAGTCGTATCATCAGTCGATGTTCAACTTCCCTTTAGATACCGGCATGAGAATGACCAGAAACGAACTTAGCAAACAATACTTGGATAGCTACAATGAGGTCAACTACGGCATAAGAACAGACAAACGTGAATTAGGTCACAG AATTTTTGTCAACCGTAGTCTTCATTTAGAGAATATCAAATTCTATGGCTTCGATATGGATTACACGTTGGCGG agTATAAGTCGCCGCAGTACGAGCAACTGGGTTTCACGTTATTGAAGGACCGTCTTGTATCTCTGGGATACCCGCAAGAAATCAAAGCATTCGAATACGACCCAAGTTTTCCGGTACGAGGACTATGGTTCGACACACTTTATGGAAATCTTCTTAAAGTGGATGCCTATGGAAACATTCTGGTTTGCGTTCACGGCTTCGAATTTTTGAAACA TTCGCAAGTATACGAGCTTTATCcaaacaaatttttacaattggACGAGTCCAGGGTATACGTGCTCAATACGTTGTTCAATCTCCCTGAAACGTATTTATTAGCATGTTTGATAGACTTTTTCACGAATTCGCCTCAATACACCCGCGAAAAGACAGGGGTGAAAGAAGGTGAACTAACGATGAGCTTCAAAAGTATATTTCAAGATGTTAGGAACGCGGTGGACTGGATCCACCTCCACGGTGATCTTAAATCAAAAACTATTGAGAATCTCGATGAATATGTAAAGAAAGATCAAAGGCTACCAATGTTTTTGAATAGGATCAGAGAAAGCGGAGCGAAAGTGTTCCTTTTAACAAATAGCGATTACGTTTTTACTGATAAGATTATGACTTATCTATTTGACTTTCCTCATGGAGCAAAG TCTGACGAACCCCACAGAAATTGGAAAACTTATTTTGATACTATCGTAGTAGACGCTAGGAAACCATTGTTCTTTGGTGAGGGTACAATTCTAAGACAAGTAGATACCAGAACTGGGGCTTTAAAGCTTGGAACTCATAAAGGACCACTTCATACAG GTGAAGTTTATTCTGGAGGTTCCTGTGATGTTTTCACGGAACTGATTGGCGCTAAAGGCAAGGACGTATTATATATTGGAGATCATATATTTGGTGATATTTTAAAGAGCAAGAAAATTAGGGGTTGGAGGACGTTCTTAATAGTACCTGAATTGGTTCAAGAACTTCATGTTTGGACGGACAAATGTCAATTATTTGCTGAGTTACAAAATTTAGATGTTATGTTAGGAGAAATGTacaa AAATTTAGATAGTAGCACAAAAGAGAAACCTGACATTTCCAAATTGCGGGCATCGATAAGAGACGTTACGCACAAAATGGATTTATCATACGGAATGATGGGTTCGTTATTCCGTAGTGGTAGTAGACAAACATTTTTCAGTAGTCAGCTAGTGAGGTACGCTGATTTATATGCAGCAACTTTTTTAAATCTCATTTATTATCCATTTTCATACATGTTTCGAGCTCCCGCCATGTTG aTGCCTCATGAGAGTACAGTAGCTCACGAACAAAGATTTGTTATGGAAACACCGATGATTAGTCGATCACGAACTTTTAAGCTTAatgaggaagaagaagaacaaagtAAACCTCCT aaaacaTTGTACGTGGATTGTCCCAACAATCAAATACCACATGCAAGACCTGAAACTCCACGTAATGTAACACATACACACGATGAAGATTGTAGCGACGAAGATAGCGATTCCCAGAAACAAGCAAATCATGTAAGATTATGCCCAAGGAATTCCAAttgtaattga
- the LOC114876766 gene encoding cytosolic purine 5'-nucleotidase isoform X4 — protein sequence MFNFPLDTGMRMTRNELSKQYLDSYNEVNYGIRTDKRELGHRIFVNRSLHLENIKFYGFDMDYTLAEYKSPQYEQLGFTLLKDRLVSLGYPQEIKAFEYDPSFPVRGLWFDTLYGNLLKVDAYGNILVCVHGFEFLKHSQVYELYPNKFLQLDESRVYVLNTLFNLPETYLLACLIDFFTNSPQYTREKTGVKEGELTMSFKSIFQDVRNAVDWIHLHGDLKSKTIENLDEYVKKDQRLPMFLNRIRESGAKVFLLTNSDYVFTDKIMTYLFDFPHGAKSDEPHRNWKTYFDTIVVDARKPLFFGEGTILRQVDTRTGALKLGTHKGPLHTGEVYSGGSCDVFTELIGAKGKDVLYIGDHIFGDILKSKKIRGWRTFLIVPELVQELHVWTDKCQLFAELQNLDVMLGEMYKNLDSSTKEKPDISKLRASIRDVTHKMDLSYGMMGSLFRSGSRQTFFSSQLVRYADLYAATFLNLIYYPFSYMFRAPAMLMPHESTVAHEQRFVMETPMISRSRTFKLNEEEEEQSKPPKTLYVDCPNNQIPHARPETPRNVTHTHDEDCSDEDSDSQKQANHVRLCPRNSNCN from the exons ATGTTCAACTTCCCTTTAGATACCGGCATGAGAATGACCAGAAACGAACTTAGCAAACAATACTTGGATAGCTACAATGAGGTCAACTACGGCATAAGAACAGACAAACGTGAATTAGGTCACAG AATTTTTGTCAACCGTAGTCTTCATTTAGAGAATATCAAATTCTATGGCTTCGATATGGATTACACGTTGGCGG agTATAAGTCGCCGCAGTACGAGCAACTGGGTTTCACGTTATTGAAGGACCGTCTTGTATCTCTGGGATACCCGCAAGAAATCAAAGCATTCGAATACGACCCAAGTTTTCCGGTACGAGGACTATGGTTCGACACACTTTATGGAAATCTTCTTAAAGTGGATGCCTATGGAAACATTCTGGTTTGCGTTCACGGCTTCGAATTTTTGAAACA TTCGCAAGTATACGAGCTTTATCcaaacaaatttttacaattggACGAGTCCAGGGTATACGTGCTCAATACGTTGTTCAATCTCCCTGAAACGTATTTATTAGCATGTTTGATAGACTTTTTCACGAATTCGCCTCAATACACCCGCGAAAAGACAGGGGTGAAAGAAGGTGAACTAACGATGAGCTTCAAAAGTATATTTCAAGATGTTAGGAACGCGGTGGACTGGATCCACCTCCACGGTGATCTTAAATCAAAAACTATTGAGAATCTCGATGAATATGTAAAGAAAGATCAAAGGCTACCAATGTTTTTGAATAGGATCAGAGAAAGCGGAGCGAAAGTGTTCCTTTTAACAAATAGCGATTACGTTTTTACTGATAAGATTATGACTTATCTATTTGACTTTCCTCATGGAGCAAAG TCTGACGAACCCCACAGAAATTGGAAAACTTATTTTGATACTATCGTAGTAGACGCTAGGAAACCATTGTTCTTTGGTGAGGGTACAATTCTAAGACAAGTAGATACCAGAACTGGGGCTTTAAAGCTTGGAACTCATAAAGGACCACTTCATACAG GTGAAGTTTATTCTGGAGGTTCCTGTGATGTTTTCACGGAACTGATTGGCGCTAAAGGCAAGGACGTATTATATATTGGAGATCATATATTTGGTGATATTTTAAAGAGCAAGAAAATTAGGGGTTGGAGGACGTTCTTAATAGTACCTGAATTGGTTCAAGAACTTCATGTTTGGACGGACAAATGTCAATTATTTGCTGAGTTACAAAATTTAGATGTTATGTTAGGAGAAATGTacaa AAATTTAGATAGTAGCACAAAAGAGAAACCTGACATTTCCAAATTGCGGGCATCGATAAGAGACGTTACGCACAAAATGGATTTATCATACGGAATGATGGGTTCGTTATTCCGTAGTGGTAGTAGACAAACATTTTTCAGTAGTCAGCTAGTGAGGTACGCTGATTTATATGCAGCAACTTTTTTAAATCTCATTTATTATCCATTTTCATACATGTTTCGAGCTCCCGCCATGTTG aTGCCTCATGAGAGTACAGTAGCTCACGAACAAAGATTTGTTATGGAAACACCGATGATTAGTCGATCACGAACTTTTAAGCTTAatgaggaagaagaagaacaaagtAAACCTCCT aaaacaTTGTACGTGGATTGTCCCAACAATCAAATACCACATGCAAGACCTGAAACTCCACGTAATGTAACACATACACACGATGAAGATTGTAGCGACGAAGATAGCGATTCCCAGAAACAAGCAAATCATGTAAGATTATGCCCAAGGAATTCCAAttgtaattga